The following are encoded in a window of Manihot esculenta cultivar AM560-2 chromosome 8, M.esculenta_v8, whole genome shotgun sequence genomic DNA:
- the LOC110620344 gene encoding uncharacterized protein LOC110620344 yields the protein MDFFLSETFQYFRKKLQLTDVRTLFTFPETNPGKGTGYQVIMIEDEKIEDSMSSLETTENAEALRGKDTVEQKNRQSNFRFQNVVMKLDHEPPPPGSIGSSEFRNRSAHLLLLISTCAAAGSLLVAFQLPNLLPVKVSSNHSGGMFPLLLYFNSIIFFASMALITILMHKLPILPWLLISVSSKIGAYMCAVIANSPPDVVPVLFIGSSIFAAAFLHCVAPQRKSFNLLR from the exons ATGGATTTCTTTCTAAGTGAAACATTCCAATACTTCCGAAAAAAATTGCAGTTGACAGATGTGCGCACTCTCTTTACTTTCCCCGAGACCAACCCAGGAAAGGGTACCGGCTATCAG GTTATAATGATAGAAGATGAGAAAATTGAAGATTCAATGTCGTCTCTGGAAACAACAGAAAATGCTGAAGCTTTAAGAGGAAAAGACACGGTTGAACAGAAAAATCGTCAGAGCAACTTTCGATTTCAGAATGTAGTTATGAAGCTGGATCACGAGCCACCTCCTCCAGGGTCCATTGGCAGCTCCGAGTTCCGAAACAGAAGCGCTCATTTGCTGTTACTGATTTCAACTTGTGCAGCAGCAGGGAGCCTTCTCGTagcctttcagctgccgaattTGCTTCCTGTCAAAGTCTCAAGTAATCATTCCGGCGGAATGTTCCCCCTGCTCCTTTACTTTAACTCCATCATCTTTTTTGCATCAATGGCCTTGATCACAATCCTTATGCACAAGCTTCCAATCCTTCCATGGCTACTAATCTCAGTGTCTTCTAAAATTGGAGCTTATATGTGTGCAGTCATAGCCAACTCTCCTCCTGACGTTGTGCCTGTGCTTTTCATCGGAAGTTCCATCTTTGCAGCTGCTTTCTTGCATTGCGTGGCTCCGCAGCGCAAGTCGTTCAATCTTCTCCGGTGA